The nucleotide sequence TAAAGTATTCTACAATGGAATGGATGCGTTTTTTTGATAATAGAATAAACTATGATATACTTATCACTAAAAGAAAGCGCATACTTAGTGTTGGAGGAAGGAAAGTGAAAAAAATGAAGGAGTCATTTCCTAAAGCAGTAAAAGTGGAAAATATAGCGAATATTTTGAAAGTTACATTTGAAAACGGAGAAGTAAAATACGTGAAATCTCATTGGACAGAAGAGATAACCGATGCCTTGCAATTTGGAAAAAAAGGAAGAGGAAAAAGAAAAAATATTCTCGCACTTTCTCGTAATATGTGGATTGGGACTGAAGTAACGATTGAAGCAGATGGAACAGTATTCATAAATGGAAAAGACAGGTATACGCCAGAAGAGTTGTGGTACAAAGGAAAGAAAAGTATACCAGAATTATAAAAAATAATTAAAAAAAACAGCGCGAAACAAGGAACATATTACTTCCTCGTTTCTTGCTGTTTTCTACTATTTCAGCGCTCTTATGACTCAAATCTAAATGTGGTTGTCACAACCTTATTCTGCACGCAAAGCGATAGCGGCGTCTTTTTTCGCTGCCATTCGTGCAGGAAGATGACCGCCAAGCATCGTCAATATAGTAGAGACGATCACTAGAATAATCGCATGGACAGGATTTAGTTGAGCAACATTTTTTAGATCCGTCATGTTGTATAAGATGCTATTGATAGGGAACGTAGCTAGCCATGCAATAAACACACCTAATATCCCAGAAGAAATACCTAAAATACACGTTTCTGCGTCAAATACGCGAGTGATGTCTTTTTTACGTGCACCTAAAGCTTTTAGTACACCGATTTCTTTTGTCCGTTCAATCACAGATGTATAAGTAATGATACTGATCATGATCATACTTGTTACTAAAGAGATCCCTGCAAAAGCAATAAGGACATAAGTGATAGCATCCATCAATCCGCCAGTCAGTTCAGTCATCGTTCCAGCTAAATCAGTATAAATGATTTTATCTTCATCTGATTTGCCTTTATTGTAATCATCTAGATAATCCAAGATCTTTTCTTTGTCTTCAAAATTGTTCGGATAAATCATGATACTTGAAGGCAAGCTGTCTCCACCTAAATAACTAAGCAATGTTTGTTTGGCATTTTCGTCAACTTTTTCAGTAGTTAAGACATTTACACCACTGTCTCTTTGAGCTTTGACGATTTCTGATTCTTTGTTTTCGTTGACGATTTGAGTCGTTAATTGATCGCTATAAGCGATTCCTGGAGATAAGAGATTCATTGTAGAAGAAGATTTCACGCGTAGGATCCCCGAGATCTTCAATTCATCAGAAGCATTCTGATACATCGCATCATAATCTGTATTAGGGATAAAATTCCCAGTTGGAAGTTTTGTATAGTAAGTATTGTTGTTTACTAATTTGAATGTTGTACCAACGATATCATCAAAATCAAGTTTTTCGTCTTCTTTCACATCAAATCCAAGATTCTTCAATGCGTTGATATTAGTATTATTATTGCCGTCTACGATCAGCACGACATCTGTTGCTGAGGCTGGATAACTTCCGGCAAGTAAAGAATAATTGTCTTTTAAAAAGTTTTCTTTGCTAGTGTCAAGCTGTGTAGGGAAACTTGACACTCCCACACCTGTCATTGCTGACATCGTACTAGATAAAGAAAGAGATTCCGTATCAGGATTTTGATTCGAGAAGCTGACAGGCTGTACTTTGCCATTTACATCACGTAAAAGATTGATTCCTGTAGTACGGGTAAATCCGATATTATTACTTAAGTTAGGATCGATGTCTGTTACGTAATCGACGTATGTTTGATCAATCTTATTCGTGTGCTGTGCTTTATCTTCTTCGCTGACTTTTGCAGTAATCGTTTTGCTGTCTGGATAATCCGCTTTGCTTGCACCCAATCCGGCATCGTCACGAGTCTGGTTAGTCGTTACCTTAGAAATAGTAATCGGAAATTTCGCCATCGTTTCAGCTTGCGTGTTATCGATTTGTTTTTGGAATCCAGAAGAAAGGGACAGAACGATCGCGATTCCGATGATCCCAATACTGGAAGCAAAGGAGGTCAAGAAAGTACGTCCTTTTTTTGTTCGGATATTGTTGAAGGAAAGCTTTAACGCTGTCCAAAAACTCATCTTTGTTCTGCGTAAGTTAAATTGATCATCTTTTGGTCGTTCGATGTGAGGATGGGAATCTGTTAAGATCTTACCATCAGAAAATTCAATGATCCGATCTGCGTATTGATGGGCCAGTTCAGGATTATGTGTGACCATGATCACTAATTTTTCTTTCGATAACTCTTGGATCAATTCCATGATCTGGATACTTGTTTCTGTATCTAACGCTCCGGTTGGTTCATCGCACAAAAGGATATCTGGGTCATTGGCTAGTGCTCGAGCGATGGCCACTCGCTGCATTTGTCCACCAGATAACTGATTTGGCTTTTTATGCATATGATCTGTCAAGCCGACTCGGTGCAATGCATCTTCTGCCCGTTTTCGTTTTTCGTCTTTAGAAACACCACTTAATGTCATCCCAAGTTCAACGTTTTCAATAATGCCTAGATGACCAATCAAGTTGTAACTTTGAAAAATGAAACCGATAGAGTTGTTTCGGTAGGCATCCCAGTCACTGTCCTTAAAGTCTTTAGTAGACTTTCCGTTGATTACCATATCACCGGAATCATAATTATCTAGTCCACCAATCACATTCAGCATAGTCGTTTTACCAGAACCACTAGGACCTAAAATCGCTACGAATTCTTTTTGTCTGAAAGCGACAGACACACCATCCAATGCTTTGGTGGTGGTTTCGCCGACTTTATAATATTTTTTTATATCTTTTAATTGAAGCATAATCACCCTTCTCCCGTATTGAAATATTCGGTATACTAATAAGTATATCAGAACAATGATCGTAGTATACGAAATAAATGTTAACTGAAGATGAACTACAAGAAAAAATCTAGAAATTTTTCAAAAAACAGAGGGAGATCAATGAATCGTATTTTAGTAGTAGAAGATGATCCGCAATTACAGTTGCTTTACCGTTCTGTGTTGGAACGAGCGGGCTTTTCAGTCATCACCGCATTGAATGGAGAGGATGCGCTGAAAAAACTAGAAGCGACACGTATAGAATTAATCATTACAGATATCATGATGCCGAAAATGGATGGCTATGACTTGCTAGACTCATTACGTAGCACCAGATTTGACACACCTGTTCTAATGATTACGGCAAAGGCCGATTTTGAGGATAAGAAACGCGGGTTCAAATTAGGAGCAGATGATTATATGACAAAACCCATCGATGTCAATGAGATGATCCTACGTGTGGAAGCATTGCTTCGACGTTCAAAGATCAATTACAGCAGTAGCTTGATAATCGGACAAACAAAATTAGAGCTAGATGCTTATACAGTGTTACAAGATCAGCATTCGTTGATTCTGCCTCAAAAAGAATTTCTGCTTCTGTATAAATTACTGTCTTATCCCAACAAGATCTTCACTCGCCAACAGTTGATGGATGATATTTGGGGATTAGATACGAATACAGAAGAACGAACGATCGATGTACATATCAAACGTTTAAGGACCCGTTTTGAAAAGACGGAAGATTTTCAAATCATCACAGTACGGGGACTAGGCTATAAGGCGGTTATTTAAAGATGAAAAAAAAGCTATTTTCACAATTATGGATCTATTTTGCTAGTATTGTCTTCATTTCGATCTTAGTGACACTGCTGTGTTTTCTCGGTTTTATTTTCTTATTGTCTCGACATTCTATCTCGCCTGCTGAATCGGCTGGAAAACCAACGTTATACCCGTTATTCGTCTTTGCGGGGTTCAGTATGGTCGTGGGTACAGGAATATCGATTTTTGTTGGGCGGCGTATCCTGCATCCAATCAGTGCGCTAGGGACAAATATGAGTCTGGTAGCAACGGGAGATTTTTCGATTCGAATGGATGAACAGCAGAAAGTAGCAGAAGTACAGCAACTGTATAAAGATTTCAACGTTATGGTCCAAGAACTCAATAGTATCGAGACACTGAGGAATGACTTTGTGTCCAGTGTATCCCATGAATTCAAAACACCACTAGCAACAATCCAAGGATATGTTCAATTGTTACAAGCCCCAAATCTCTCTGACGAAGAACGCCAAATATTTTTATATCGGATTATCGAAAGTATCACGCAGCTTTCACAATTAACAGAGAACATCTTAAAATTGAACAAACTGGAAAACCAGCGTATCCAACTGGAAAAGAAAGAGTATCGATTAGATGAACAAATCAGAGAAGTAATCGTTTTTTTGCAGCCTAAATGGGAGAAAGAACAGCTAGAATTGGATATCGAACTTGCTGCAGTAAATTACACAGGCAATGAAGAGTTTTTGTACCAAGTGTGGCTGAATATCATGGATAACGCCATAAAGTACAATCAAATCAATGGACAGATTCATATCAAACTATTTGAGACAGCCACAGAGATTGTACTGGAAGTGACCGATTCAGGTGTAGGAATGAATGAAGAGACCAGAGATCGAATGTTTGAAAAATTTTATCAAGGAGATACAAGTCGTCAAATTTCTGGGAATGGGCTAGGACTTTCACTGGTTAAAAAAATTCTAGAACTGCATGATGGACGTATTGATTATAGCAGTATCGAAGGAGTAGGAACGACAGCAATGATACGGTTAAGTAAACAATAGGAAAAAGAATAAAACCCCTAAAAATTCTATTGAAGGTTTTTAGGGGTTTTTAGTCGTTTTTTTGTGATTAGGGAAATGTTCTTACGGTTCTTTTGGCATAAAAATCGCTGCTTTCTTATTGAACTACGAGAAATGTTAGAGGTGTCATTGAAACAAGGACATGATGCAAGAAAGAGAGCGAAAGTCATGCGTCGCTCTCTTTTTTTGGGTGGATAGATGGACAGAAAATGTAGGGCTTAGTTTTCTTCTTGATTTAAATACTCCCAAAATGTATCTGAAGCCAAAGAATGCTCACCGACTTTACGAGTAAATGCAAGATAACTCTCTGTTGTTGGAGAAATAGGGAGAATCACAGTATTTTCTTTTAATAGATTCTTGACTGTTTTTTCCATAACAATAGCAATCCCCATGTCATTTGCAATCATATTGATGATCAAGTCGATTCTTGCTCCTTTATAAGAGATTTTTGGTTCAAATCCAGCTTCGCGACACAGATCTAGTACAGGTTGATACAAGTTCGTAGTGGGGCCAAGGAGCAAAAAGTTCTCCTTTTTCAGTTCGCTTAGATCCAATTTCTTTTTACTAGCTAAAGGATGATTTTTAGGTAGAACTGCTACAAAATCGTCTGTTTCAGTAGGCAACCACTCAATCGAACTTGGTGGGGCCTGGAAACTTCTAGCAAAGTGGATCGTGTCACTATGTTCATTGGCGTCATTGTAAGTTAATTCGACACTTTCCACTTCTTTCAACTGGACTGTAAATTCAGGATGGCGTTTCAAAAACTCGGTGATTTTGGAAAAACCTTTATAATTGATCATTGTCGGTATCGTTAAGATATTTAATGAAAGATTGTTGTCTTTCGTATAGGTTTCAAGCACTTCTTGCATAGCATGGTATTGTTCTACGACATTTTTTACATATGGGAGCAATAAGCTTCCAGCTTCGGTCAATTCGATTTTTCTATGGGCGCGTTCGAATAATTTGACGTCTAATTCTGTTTCTAACGAAAGAATCTGTTTAGAAATATTTCCTTGGGTGGTGAATTGTCGATCAGCAGTTTTGGTGAAATTCATTGTTTCGGCTAAATCAAGAAAAACTTCGAATTTATGGATATCCATCATATTCCTCCTACTTATTCCAATAAAGAATACTTTAACACAAAAAATGAATTGGTGTAATCTTCTCTGTCTGTTACAATCTTTCTTGCAGCGAAAGCAATAATTACAGAAATTTTTCTGATTTTTTTCGCTTCGTAGAAAAAGAGAGGAGTTTTTTGATGCCAACTGGAGTTTTGATCAATGTAGGTTCCGTTTTGCTTGGCGGACTAATTGGCGGATTAGTAGGAAATAAATTAAGTGAACATTTTAAAGCACAGCTGACGATGGTTTTTGGTGTGTGTTCGATGGGGATGGGAATCTATTCCATTGCGCCGATGAAAAATATGCCGGCTGTTATTTTTGCTTTAGTGATAGGAACAGCGATTGGTCTGATTGTTCATTTAGGTAATGGGATAAATAAGGGGGCTGCGCTGATGCAAGTACCTATTTCTAAAATCTTCCCTAGTGAAAAGCTTGGTATGACCCACGATGAATTTATCAGCACATTAGTGACGGTCATTGTTCTATTTTGTGCAAGTGGTACGGGGATCTATGGAAGTTTAGATTCTGGGATGACAGGAGACAGTACGATTTTGATTTCTAAATCTGTCCTTGATTTTTTCACAGCAGCTATTTTTGCGTGTAATTTAGGGTATGTCGTTTCTGTGATAGCAATTCCCCAATTCATTATTTTTTATATTTTGTTCTTATTGGCAAAATTTATTTATCCATTGACTACACCAGACATGATCTTAGATTTTAAAGCTTGCGGCGGATTCTTGATGGTCGCTACCGGTTTTAGAATGATCAACGTGAAAATGTTCCCAGTAGCTGACATGATACCTGCAATGATCGTTATCATGCCACTGAGCTGGATGTGGACAAATTGGATTATGCCACTGTTATAATAAAAATCAAAGAGAAGCCATTTTTTGCTGACTAAAAAGGATCAAATCTTTTAGTCAGTTTTTTTGTATTTGACAAACTGATTTTGAAACTATATTATATGTTGTATAATATAGATTGAAATAAAATATTACACTTGAGAATAGAAGGTGACGTAATGCACATCCAGATTCCAACTGTTCTTCTTGATGGTACTGTGCTAGCAGCATTAAGCAAGGAAGATATGTATGGGTATGCCTTAACAAAAATCGTACAAGAAAGTCTCTCTGTCAGTGAATCTACACTATATCCGGTTTTGAGAAGATTGAAAAAAGAAGGATATCTTGAGACCTATGATGAACCTTTTGAAGGCAGAAACCGTCGATATTACTCGTTGACACCAATGGGAAGTCGTCATTTAGAAGAAATTATTGATGAATGGATTGTTTTTCGAGATTCTTTAGACCGGTTATTGGAGGAGAGCACAAATGAATGAATATTTGAATGAAGTTGTGGATCATCTTCAAGAAATTCCTGAAGACGATCGTTTTGATTTGATCCAGTATTATGAGGAATATTTTTTAGATTCTGGAAAAACATTAGATCAGATCATTGATGAATATGGTACACCAAAGCAGTTTGCCTTAAAATTAAAAATCAGTTACTTTTCAGAAGAAGAACAAGCAGAAAACGAGTTAGTGAAAAATCCAAAAAGACAAATTCGCCTGATTTGGTTAATCATTATCGGTTTATTTGCTTCTCCTGTCCTCATTCCACTAGCACTGGGGTTTATATTGGTTATTGGGGGACTATTGGTTGCTTTACTAGCGCTCATTTTTAGTATCTATGTTTTATGTATCAGTATCTTAGGTGTTGGCCTATTCATGATCATCTCAGGAATCAGTGTGTTTGGACAATCGATTCTGAGTGGATTATTCTTTATCGGTGTCGGTCTGTTCGCCACAGGAAGCGCAGTATTTATTTCGCCACTGTTGCTGAAAGGAACAAAAGGGCTTTTTTATGTCATGATGAACTTTGTTAAATGGATGGGACGACGTTTTATTACAAAAAGAGATCTGCATTCAGCGGGCGTTTGAAGGAGGACACATAAATTGAGATTGAAACATTTTTTGATTACCGGTATTGGTCTGATGCTTACTGGTGGCCTCCTAGCAGGTGCAACTTATACATTAGGCGCTCAAAAGAGTCTGACTTGGGATAATGGTCCTCGGTTGATCGATATGGTTACTGAGACAAAAAAAATCAAGGATGCAAACAAAATCGTCATCCATGCAGAAAATCAAACAGTTTCGGTCATACGCGGATTGGATTTTGAGATAAAAACGACTTATGATAAGACAGAAAAGCCAGAAATAAAGGAGAAAAATGGCGTGTTGACTGTGAATGCAGTCAAAAAATCAACAGGTGCAATCATTAGTTTAGAAGACACAAGTGCACAAATCACTATTGTTGTCCCTGCAGATCATGAATTATCTGAATTGACAATCGAAGGGAATAATAGTGCAATTGATATCAACGAAGTATCAATCAAAAAAGTGAATACTAAGACACATGATGGCTGGGTATCGTTCAATGAATTTACAGGAGGAACAATAACTGCGAAAGATGAATTAGGCTCACTTCGATTAGATGAGGCCAATGTGGATAACTTGATCGTCACAGGTGAAAACAGCAACTTCCATCTAGAAGACAGTTTGATCAGCAAAGAAGGAAAAGTCATCCTAAACGGTGGCAATTTATCTTTGCATGAGATGGAAAACAGTGGCTATACTATCCAAACGTCTGGTGAATCTTATATTGAAAAAGACTACCAGCCAATAACAAATACTTTGTTAGAACAAGGACAGAAAAAGCTAAAGATCACTGCTAAAGACACATCGATCAATATTACGACGGATCAAGAGGACAATGAAACAGATTGATCCTGTACTCAACTGGATATTTTAAGAAAAAACAGCAAAGATCCTTCCAATCTTTGCTGTTTTTCATCGCTTAACGCACATAACTATAGTAAAATAAGAAAGAAAATATCTAAAAAGAAAACAGGGTGAAAGAGTATATGAAGGTAGAAGAAGGTCAAAGAGAAAAGTTAAAAACAGAAATGGAAAGATTACATACTTATATCACTCAACTAAGCCAAACCTTCTATGATCCAGACAAAGAAAAAGTGATGGTTAATTACCCGAACAATTCAGAAGGTCGCCAATTAGAGCAAGTGTACCATGAAGTTTTCAAACATTTATTGACGGTGAAGAAAGAGCTGGATTATTATTCTTTACCGATTATCGATACAGGAATATTGAAGTATGATGGGAAGAAGGAACGATTTATCTTTAAATCTGTTCGGGAAGATTTGCCTCTTTCAGCAGGGATGGATCTAGAGGTCTTGGTAGAAGACTATTTTACAGAAGAAAAGCACTGGGTTCGAACAAAATTGGATTATTTACCGCAGGCAGCCGGAGGGACACAGGCAAGCGGTTGGTACATCACTGAAGACAAAGAGTTAGAACTAGAAGGTGTAATGGCGCGTATTCGAAAAAAAAATTAAAAAAGTAACATTAGATATTTATTGAAGGATAAAGGAGCGCAGGAAGTAGCATGAGAGAAAAAAGAGCATTTTATATCAATGGTTATGCAGGGATTGTCGGATTGGTCGTATTAGCTTTAGTTGGATTGTTTTTCTTCTATTTAGGTATGTGGCAAGCGAAAGTTTGGGCACTTTTTTTAAGTATTTTTCTTTGGTTGATCACGTTATTGTTGTTAAGTTCGGCAACTGTAGTCAGTCCTAATCAAGCAAAAGTAATTTTGTTTTTTGGACAATATTTAGGTACGATTCGAGAAAATGGCTTTTTCCTTACGATACCTTTGGCACAAAAAATGACTGTTTCGTTGAAAGTTCGGAATTTCAATAGTTCTGTTTTAAAAGTCAATGATTTGGATGGAAACCCCATCGAAATCTCAGCAGTAGTAGTCTTTAAAGTCGTTGATACAGCAAAGGCATTATTCGATGTAGCGTATTATCAAGATTTTGTAGAAATCCAAAGTGAGACAGCCATTCGGCATATCGCTAGCCAATACCCGTATGATACATTCAATGAGAATGATTTGACGCTTCGAGGAAACACGACGGCAGTGTCTGACGAGTTGCAAAAAGAGCTGCAAGAGCGTTTAGCAGTAGCAGGTGTCGAAGTAATCGAAACACGCTTGAACCATTTAGCCTATGCAACAGAAATCGCTAGTGCCATGCTCCAACGTCAACAAGCAAAAGCCATTTTGTCTGCTCGACAAACCATTGTTGAAGGAGCTGTCACAATCACTCAAATGGCCTTAGAGCAAATCGAAGATGGACAAGAAATCAATTTCACCGATGATCGGAAAGTCCAATTGATCAATAATTTACTTGTCTCAATCATTACAGACAAAGGAACGCAACCTGTTATCAATACAGGCGACATGAAAGACCGTAAGTGACATACTTTTTGTAAGATAGGAAGAAGGAGTTTAGGACGGATTATTGTCTTGAACTCTTTTTTTAGTTGTTTTAAAGAAAATGACAAAATTGAAAGAAGAATGATAGTTGATTCGAAGGCAGAATTGTTCGCTTTTTTCTATAATCAGTATATAAAGTAAGAGAGAAGGGGAAAAAGTGAAAAAACTTCTGATCGGTCTACTTGTTTTCATCGTTGTGGTACTTGCAGGGGTGAAAATCGCAGATTACGTAGTTATGGGTGGAGAAGAATACTATGTACAAATTACGACAGATGGTACAAAAACAGTTTCAAAATCAGACTCTGGACAAGAAACAGTCAACTATAGATATATCCTGCCTGGCTATACGAAAGAGGGTAAGGAAAAAGAACTGGACTTCAAGGGACAATTGACTCGACCGCTTCGTAAAGGAGCATATTTAAAAATCACCTGGAACAAAAATAAAGGTGTCACTTCGTATGAAGAAGTCGAAAAAAAAGACGTGCCGAAAACAGCACTGGAAAAACTAATTAAAGGGTAGGGAAAGAAATGAACAAAATAGTCGAAGTACAGAATGTAACAAAAGTATACGGAAAAAACAATGAGAAAAAGACGCAAGCATTAAGCGGCATCAGCTTCGATGTAGAAAAAGGCGAATTTATTGGGATCATGGGCGCTTCTGGTTCTGGTAAGTCGACACTTTTGAATATTTTATCCACATTAGATAAACCAACAGATGGGCATATCCGAATCAATCAAAAAGATGTGACCACATTAAAAGGAAATCAACTAGCAGATTTTCGTGCGAATGAGATTGGCTTTATTTTCCAAGATTTCAATTTATTAGAAAGCTTGACAGCACAAGAAAATATCGCTGTTCCTCTTTCTTTACAAGGCGTCAGACCAAAAGAAATCAAGCAACGTGTCCAAAAAATTGCAGAACGTTTATCCATCTCTCATATTTTGGAAAGCTATCCTTCTGAGATTTCCGGTGGACAAAAACAACGGGTCGCCGCCGCACGTGCATTGATCACACAACCAACGATTCTATTAGGGGATGAGCCTACAGGTGCGCTGGATTCCAAAAGTGCCCGGGATCTTTTAGATACGATGGACGAATTGAATACAAAAGATCATGTATCGATTCTTCTTGTGACGCATGATCCGTTTTCTGCAAGTTATTGCCAACGTATTTTATTCATCAAGGATGGCGGTATCCATCAAGAAGTGAAACGTGGAGATCAAAGCCGTGATTCCTTCTATCGAGAAATACTATCTATTCTTGGAAACTTGGAACAGTAGGGAGAGATTGACTATGCTTTGGAAATTATCACTTACTGGGATCAAGAGCCGTTTAAGAGACTACTTGGTGTTATTCTCAGGATTAGTTATGGCATCTGCTATTTTTTACATGTTTGAATCAATGGCAAGCAACGAAGCTTTTTTGAAAAGTAATACGATCGTTGCGGCTACAGTTATCATTTTCCGATTCGGTTCTGTTTTACTAGGGATCATCACATTCGTTTATATTTTATATGCAAATTCCTTTTTGATGACGATGCGGCAAAAAGACTATGCAATGTTTATGATGCTGGGAGCAAAAGGCAGAAAAATCGCACAGATGATTTTTTCTGAAACATTCTTAGTAGGGATCGCAGCTACTTTAGTGGGTTCAGCTGTCGGTGTAGGATTGACAAGTATCGTCCACCGATTATTAGTGGATCAGTTAGATCTCAATATTTCGCATTTTACACCTTTTAGTATTCACGGGTTGTTGATCACTGTTTTGTTTTTTGCTGTTTTGTTTTTATTAGCTGCTGTTGTCAATGCTTTTTCGATTGTCAAAAAACCGATTTTAGCATTGATTCGTGCGGATCAGACACCAACAAGAATCAAGCAGCATAAATTCTTGTTTTTCCTTGAAGTAGTACTGGGAATTGCTTTTCTAGGCTGCGGTTACTATATGATGAAACACGTGGGGACCTATCAAGTCTTTGGTATAGGGGTAGCCTTAGTTACGATCGTATTAGGAACTTATTTCATTTTCCATTCTGTGATCATTTTCTTTTTATCATTACTAAAGAAATCAGAACAGATTTCATTGAAAAAATTGAACAATTTCACATTGTCACAGTTAAACTTTCGTATTCGTGAATATACACAAATGCTCTCAATGGTCGCTATGCTGTTTGCCTTGGCACTGGGCGCTTTGACGGTAGGATTAGGTTTTAAAAATGAAATTGCAGACTTGACAGAAAACAATTCTGGATATGATCTAGTGATGAATAATCCTCGGGCAGAAGATCAGCAAAAAATCAAAGAACTTTCACCAACACTTTCTGCTTCTTATACTCAAAAAGAAGATGCGGGAACGATTTACTATAATGCAAGTGAATTTGCGGCTCAACCATTGATCATGATAAAACATGAAGATGGAACACCGCCGAAGATCACGAAAGAAAAAGTTCCTGCTAAAAAAATGAATGAACTGACTGTACAAGAGGAACTTCGAAGCTATGAAT is from Enterococcus faecium and encodes:
- a CDS encoding SPFH domain-containing protein, which translates into the protein MREKRAFYINGYAGIVGLVVLALVGLFFFYLGMWQAKVWALFLSIFLWLITLLLLSSATVVSPNQAKVILFFGQYLGTIRENGFFLTIPLAQKMTVSLKVRNFNSSVLKVNDLDGNPIEISAVVVFKVVDTAKALFDVAYYQDFVEIQSETAIRHIASQYPYDTFNENDLTLRGNTTAVSDELQKELQERLAVAGVEVIETRLNHLAYATEIASAMLQRQQAKAILSARQTIVEGAVTITQMALEQIEDGQEINFTDDRKVQLINNLLVSIITDKGTQPVINTGDMKDRK
- a CDS encoding YxeA family protein, encoding MKKLLIGLLVFIVVVLAGVKIADYVVMGGEEYYVQITTDGTKTVSKSDSGQETVNYRYILPGYTKEGKEKELDFKGQLTRPLRKGAYLKITWNKNKGVTSYEEVEKKDVPKTALEKLIKG
- a CDS encoding ABC transporter ATP-binding protein; amino-acid sequence: MNKIVEVQNVTKVYGKNNEKKTQALSGISFDVEKGEFIGIMGASGSGKSTLLNILSTLDKPTDGHIRINQKDVTTLKGNQLADFRANEIGFIFQDFNLLESLTAQENIAVPLSLQGVRPKEIKQRVQKIAERLSISHILESYPSEISGGQKQRVAAARALITQPTILLGDEPTGALDSKSARDLLDTMDELNTKDHVSILLVTHDPFSASYCQRILFIKDGGIHQEVKRGDQSRDSFYREILSILGNLEQ
- a CDS encoding FtsX-like permease family protein; translated protein: MLWKLSLTGIKSRLRDYLVLFSGLVMASAIFYMFESMASNEAFLKSNTIVAATVIIFRFGSVLLGIITFVYILYANSFLMTMRQKDYAMFMMLGAKGRKIAQMIFSETFLVGIAATLVGSAVGVGLTSIVHRLLVDQLDLNISHFTPFSIHGLLITVLFFAVLFLLAAVVNAFSIVKKPILALIRADQTPTRIKQHKFLFFLEVVLGIAFLGCGYYMMKHVGTYQVFGIGVALVTIVLGTYFIFHSVIIFFLSLLKKSEQISLKKLNNFTLSQLNFRIREYTQMLSMVAMLFALALGALTVGLGFKNEIADLTENNSGYDLVMNNPRAEDQQKIKELSPTLSASYTQKEDAGTIYYNASEFAAQPLIMIKHEDGTPPKITKEKVPAKKMNELTVQEELRSYELPEQQEKEIKVVSQSEFDQLNLPQSTLQLVQVKDFQANLKPIETLVAQNKMNNPSLQKVEYSNQKYEMYEVYNGLFSGFEFMGFFLGLAFLTMLASCLMFKILSGSKSDIARYEMLEKIGTRRGLLKQSIRREVGVLFLAPGILGVVHVLFGLQMFGLFMQNPYKDIWVPFTIFFVLYFIYYVLTTWLYTGIVLKKRL